From Sparus aurata chromosome 9, fSpaAur1.1, whole genome shotgun sequence, a single genomic window includes:
- the LOC115588114 gene encoding uncharacterized protein LOC115588114 translates to MVDKVLEEMLKVEADNAQSPGSIKWASRIQMLQGWKHDIAEKHHCIGSFLDHILTDSESDAELLDRYHAKENPVKLMCKVIDHCLESEESAMKFLRVLFQTQKFLYLDLLKDGPRGKFVRRDPPVVELTEKVRSALGDKVAHLKNMTATPLYKNRILNVNCALDVLMRYNQLLPEEYTEFGLNKRNIAAMIRLLQKLCSDTTIPQANWEFISLVVASFNMHAFDLPMMHMNDVVVFVK, encoded by the exons ATGGTGGATAAAGTGTTAGAAGAAATGCTGAAGGTGGAAGCGGACAATGCCCAGAGCCCAGGCTCAATCAAGTGGGCTTCGCGCATCCAGATGCTGCAGGGGTGGAAGCACGACATAGCAGAGAAACACCATTGTATTGGAAGCTTTCTGGATCATATCCTGACAGATTCAGAGTCAGATGCTGAGCTCCTTGACCGTTATCATGCTAAGGAGAATCCAGTTAAACTGATGTGCAAAGTCATCGATCACTGCCTCGAGAGCGAGGAAAGCGCAATGAAATTCCTACGGGTCTTATTTCAGACGCAGAAATTCCTCTACTTGGACCTGCTAAAAGACGGACCCAGGGGCAAGTTTG TCAGGAGAGATCCTCCCGTGGTGGAATTGACAGAGAAGGTGCGTTCTGCGCTCGGTGATAAGGTCGCACATCTCAAAAACATGACGGCGACACCCCTTTACAAGAACAGGATCCTGAATGTCAACTGCGCCCTGGACGTACTGATGCGATACAATCAGCTGCTTCCAGAGGAATACACCGAGTTTGGGTTAAACAAGCGCAATATCGCCGCTATGATTCGGCTACTGCAGAAACTGTGCAGCGACACCACCATCCCTCAAGCCAACTGGGAATTCATCTCATTGGTGGTGGCCTCCTTCAACATGCACGCCTTTGACCTTCCGATGATGCATATGAATGATGTGGTagtgtttgtaaagtaa